The Arachis hypogaea cultivar Tifrunner chromosome 19, arahy.Tifrunner.gnm2.J5K5, whole genome shotgun sequence genome has a window encoding:
- the LOC112777813 gene encoding TMV resistance protein N-like, producing MVFVDPYYSSPSLISDDLKKYDVFISFRGEDTRENFTSHLHAALRRNQIETYIDNRLEKGEEVWTSLVQAIKDSIVLLVIFSENYASSTWCLNEIVEIMECHNKNGGQHVIPVFYRVDPSHVRRQKGSYHAAFAMHEKSSKHSHEMLEKWKDALLQAANLSGFDSRTYRTESDLIEDIIQMIVHKLDHKYTSEFRSPFIYDQNYACIESVLTHSRGIKTIGIWGMGGIGKTTIAAAIFQEFSPKYQGSCFLANVREESSRHGLSYIFNRLLSELLQEHVHITTPKIVSSAILRRLRRKKVFIVLDDVNTSELLENLLGVGQDYLGVGSKVIVTTRDKHVLLSRSVDHIHEVTEMNEENSLKLFSLNAFNRTHPPENEYWELSKRALAYARGNPLALKVLGSFLHSRTEKEWDNALTKLKRIPNADIQKVLRLSFNELDDTEKDIFLDIACFFKGEEKEKVIRILNECGFFADIGIRNLLDKALISIATNQSIQMHDLIQEMGHKIVCEESLKNPGKRSRVWHPDEVCDILENDKGSATIETIYLDMTQHTEICISSNAFRKMPKLRLLAFASSSIDYGRKRVDYTLSLPTALELPNNLRYIQWDGCPLKSLSTTSWPSKLVELSMPYSNVEKLWDGPQSLPSLEEVYLSGSKRMIECPDFSGSPNLKAIWLNHCESLPHVHPSIFSLPKLGFLAVYGCKELKSLSSNNCSTSLEKVVAYGCPNLQEFSIPISKDHSDIHVHLRSTALKQLPSSIVHLQHLVNFSFPISDLLMDLPEKYTNQIMLSDPNNQESDSVATLRTILPSPIFHYLKQLKFDGCQSLSELPDNISSLSSLLYLSFHNTNISGFPESIKNLPRLKVLFICHCEMLQLIPELPPSVHCFRAWDCKSLRTVLSSSEPPKTRQDAIARMEIRAKSLSATRTENRNEEFTVVDNDSDDYIYEDNINVGKICYFLPIRGNKLDDLFHASSAQNAITIQLPQGSNFFGFIFYLVVPPIQPCNMVEELEIRFGFECYLETSWGQRTHIASSSSIEWHCDFGSGFQMDVMMDHVLLWHDLQCCKQIMEIIGGRNAIDDDKNANLEVKFFARLPNKEEVAIKACGIRWIYPYMEEESRGCRFKRSRNVFESKAIASPNEEKDSGSDNDKGEELVPPAKKFKHSLTEVESVENLR from the exons ATGGTTTTTGTGGATCCTTATTATTCATCCCCGTCTCTAATTTCTGATGATCTCAAGAAATACGATGTGTTCATCAGTTTTAGAGGCGAGGACACCCGCGAAAACTTCACAAGCCATCTCCATGCAGCTTTGCGCCGAAACCAAATCGAAACTTACATAGACAACAGGCTTGAGAAAGGAGAAGAGGTTTGGACATCACTTGTCCAGGCCATCAAAGACTCCATTGTTCTCCTTGTTATCTTCTCAGAAAACTATGCTTCTTCCACGTGGTGCTTGAATGAGATCGTTGAGATCATGGAGTGCCACAACAAAAATGGAGGACAACATGTTATTCCTGTGTTCTATAGAGTGGATCCTTCGCATGTTCGGAGGCAGAAGGGAAGCTATCATGCAGCGTTTGCCATGCACGAGAAGAGTTCTAAGCACTCTCATGAGATGTTGGAAAAGTGGAAGGATGCTCTCCTTCAAGCAGCAAATTTATCTGGCTTTGATTCAAGAACTTACAG GACTGAATCTGATCTTATTGAAGACATAATCCAAATGATTGTCCATAAATTGGACCACAAATATACAAGTGAATTCAGAAGCCCTTTCATATATGATCAAAACTATGCATGCATTGAATCTGTACTGACTCACTCAAGGGGTATTAAAACCATTGGAATCTGGGGCATGGGCGGCATAGGAAAAACAACTATTGCGGCTGCCATTTTTCAAGAGTTCTCTCCCAAGTACCAAGGTAGTTGTTTCTTGGCCAATGTAAGAGAAGAATCTTCAAGGCATGGCCTCAGCTACATATTCAATAGACTTCTTTCTGAGTTGCTGCAGGAACATGTTCATATTACCACTCCAAAGATTGTGTCTTCTGCTATACTCCGCAGATTGAGGCGTAAGAAAGTTTTCATAGTGCTAGATGATGTGAATACTTCTGAGCTTTTAGAAAATTTGCTTGGAGTGGGACAAGATTATCTTGGAGTTGGTAGCAAAGTTATTGTTACCACCAGAGATAAGCATGTTCTTCTGAGTAGATCGGTTGATCATATCCATGAAGTCACAGAAATGAATGAGGAGAACTCTCTCAAACTCTTTAGCTTGAATGCCTTCAACAGAACCCATCCTCCTGAAAATGAATACTGGGAGCTATCAAAAAGGGCACTTGCTTATGCCAGAGGAAATCCTTTAGCTTTGAAAGTTTTGGGATCTTTTCTTCATTCCAGAACTGAAAAGGAATGGGACAATGCATTGACAAAACTAAAAAGGATTCCTAATGCAGATATTCAAAAGGTGTTGAGGTTGAGTTTCAATGAACTAGATGATACAGAAAAGGATATATTTCTGGATATTGCATGCTTCTTTaaaggagaagagaaagaaaaagtaatAAGAATATTAAATGAGTGTGGCTTCTTCGCAGATATTGGAATAAGAAACCTCTTAGACAAGGCTCTTATATCAATAGCTACGaatcaaagcatacaaatgcacgACCTGATACAGGAAATGGGTCACAAAATTGTATGTGAAGAATCTCTCAAGAACCCTGGAAAGCGGAGTAGAGTGTGGCACCCGGACGAAGTTTGCGATATATTAGAGAATGATAAA GGATCCGCTACGATTGAAACCATATACTTGGATATGACTCAGCATACAGAAATTTGTATAAGCTCCAACGCATTTAGAAAGATGCCAAAGCTAAGGTTACTTGCTTTTGCTAGCAGCAGCATTGATTATGGGAGAAAGAGAGTTGATTATACATTGAGTCTTCCAACAGCTCTGGAGTTGCCTAATAACTTGAGATACATTCAATGGGATGGATGTCCATTAAAATCTCTATCGACTACTTCTTGGCCTAGCAAGCTTGTTGAACTCTCCATGCCATACAGTAATGTTGAAAAGCTTTGGGATGGGCCACAG AGTTTACCGAGCTTGGAGGAAGTTTATCTCAGTGGTTCGAAGCGAATGATAGAGTGTCCAGATTTTTCAGGTTCTCCAAATCTCAAAGCAATATGGCTAAATCATTGTGAAAGCTTGCCTCATGTTCATCCTTCTATTTTCTCCCTTCCAAAACTTGGATTTTTAGCTGTGTATGGATGCAAAGAACTTAAGAGCCTAAGCAGCAACAACTGTTCAACTTCCCTTGAAAAAGTTGTTGCCTATGGCTGCCCAAATCTGCAAGAATTCTCAATCCCAATTTCAAAAGATCATTCTGATATTCATGTGCATTTGAGGTCAACTGCCTTGAAACAACTACCATCATCAATTGTGCATCTTCAACATCTTGTGAACTTCTCCTTTCCAATCAGCGATCTCCTCATGGATCTTCCTGAAAAGTACACCAATCAAATCATGCTTTCAGACCCTAATAACCAAGAATCTGACTCAGTGGCCACCTTACGTACAATCCTACCTAGCCCTATCTTCCATTATCTAAAACAACTGAAATTTGATGGATGTCAAAGCTTATCTGAACTCCCAGACAAtatttcttcattatcatcattgtTGTACCTAAGCTTTCATAACACTAATATCTCAGGCTTTCCAGAAAGCATTAAGAATCTTCCGCGGCTCAAAGTTCTTTTTATTTGTCATTGTGAAATGCTACAACTTATTCCGGAGCTTCCACCTTCCGTTCATTGCTTTAGGGCTTGGGATTGCAAATCTTTGAGGACGGTGTTAAGTTCAAGTGAACCACCAAAAACACGGCaag ATGCCATTGCTAGGATGGAAATCAGGGCAAAATCACTATCAGCAACAAGAACAGAAAACAGAAATGAAGAATTCACTGTTGTTGATAATGATAGTGATGATTATATTTATGAGGATAATATCAATGTTGGCAAGATTTGTTATTTCTTGCCAATTAGAGGCAATAAACTTGATGACTTGTTCCATGCTTCTTCTGCACAAAATGCAATCACTATTCAACTGCCCCAAGGTTCCAATTTCTTTGGTTTCATATTCTACTTGGTGGTTCCTCCAATACAACCATGTAACATGGTTGAAGAACTTGAAATTAGGTTTGGATTTGAATGTTACTTGGAAACAAGTTGGGGCCAAAGGACCCATATAGCAAGTTCGTCCTCAATAGAATGGCACTGCGACTTCGGGTCTGGATTTCAGATGGATGTTATGATGGATCATGTGTTGTTATGGCATGATTTGCAATGTTGTAAGCAGATAATGGAAATAATTGGAGGAAGAAATGCCATTGATGATGACAAGAATGCAAATCTGGAAGTTAAGTTCTTTGCCCGGCTACCAAACAAGGAGGAAGTAGCGATAAAGGCGTGCGGCATCCGTTGGATATACCCATATATGGAGGAGGAATCAAGAGGGTGCAGATTCAAGAGAAGCAGGAATGTTTTTGAGTCAAAAGCCATTGCATCTCCAAATGAAGAAAAGGATTCGGGATCCGATAATGATAAAGGGGAAGAACTAGTTCCTCCAGCAAAGAAATTTAAGCATAGCTTAACGGAAGTTGAATCAGTAGAAAACTTgaggtaa